CAGACACGCACAGTCAAGAACAGCAGTAGCCCTGTCTGGAACCAGAGCTTTCACTTTAGGATCCACAGGCAGCTCAAGGTGGGCCAGGCATCAGCGCTAGCTCTACCCACATCCCCACCAGCCGCTGCCGCTGCCCGGCTCACCTTCCCGTCCCCTCCCTCCTGCAGCCCTGTCACTTTTTCCCTCCAGAATGTCGTGGAACTGAAAGTCTTTGACCAGGACCTGGTGACCGGAGATGACCCTGTGTTGTCAGTGCTGTTTGATGTGGGGACTCTGCGGGCTGGGGAGTTCCGGCACAAGAGCTTCTCACTGAGCCCTCAGGCAAGGCGGTGTTTCCATGGcagccccagctggtgtctgggTTGAAATgccacatgcacatgcacacacatgtatgtcTCTCATACTCACTGACACATGCGCACTCCTGACCCTTTCTAACTCGCTTCTGGCTCTCTTCCCAGGGTGAGGGGTGCCTGGAAGTTGAATTTCGCCTGCAGAGTCTGTGAGTCAGGGGCCTGGGGCCGTTTGGGTGGGAGTGCCTCGTGGGAAGGACAGCACTAGTGCCTGGGGGATGCCCAGGTCTCTGTGGGGTGAGAACTTGGACTCCTACTAAGGGGGCCTTGGGATCTCTTTCCAGGGCTGACCGTGGCGAGCAGCTCGTCGGCAATGGCGTTCTGGTGGTGAGTGTGACCAGTGCTCTGGGAGGTGGTCTGGGGTCCCCGGGACTCCCTCGTGCCAGCAGCTTGAGGCACAGGCCCACCGCTGCCTCTGTCTGGGGACCCTGGGATTTCAGTTTGTTAAGGGAATACAATCTCAAGGGTCCAGGTAATGAAGTGCAGACCAGCAGGAGCCAgggtgctgggagggtggggtCCCTGAATGGGGGTGGGGTTAGTGTCTGAGGGGCTCTCTTCATGACTCAGGCCCGGGAGCTCTCCTGCTTGCACGTTCAACTGGAGGAGACAGGAGACCAGAAGCGTGAGTCCCCAACTCACTGGGGCAGCCCCCGGCTCTCAGCCCGTCTTCCCTCTTTAAGCATTGGACAATTCTCTGTGGGGCTCCCTGGGGCTGGACCTTTCCCCTTAGGCCTTCTCAGGGGGACCGTGGTGGGGGCTCCATCTCGTACCCCCAGCCTGACCAGACTATTTcagtggggagagggaggtgtTCTCCAGGCCTCCCAGCAAGATGGACTCTGTGGGCAGAGATAGCGCCCTCAACCTCTCTGCTCTGGCTCCTGTTTCCAGCCTCAGAGCGCAGAGTTCAGCTTGTGGTTCCTGGGTCCTGTGAGGGTCCGCAGGAGGCCCCTGTGGGCACTGGCACCTTCCGCTTCCACTGCCCAGCCTGCTGGGAGCAGGAGCTGAGTATTCACCTGCAGGTAGTGTGCCTCGCCCCCTGGAGGTGGGGCCCCCAgaacttcctccctccctccacccctcctCCCAGTACCCTGGCTCAGCACCTCCTCCCAGCCTGACCTCTGCCCCACCTGGCAGTGTGGGCATGCTGGCAGCATGTGTGGGCCCATGCTGGCCTCCCCTGCCCGTCCCTCCCATACCTCTATGGCTGCCAGTGGGAGTTTGGTGAGGTCCGTGTGAGAAGCGGAAGCATAAAGATTCTTAGGTCTCCGTCTTTTGTCCCCTACAGGATGCCCCCAAGGAGCAACTAAAGGTGCCACTGAGTGCCCTGCCCTCTGACCAAGTGGTGAGGCTTGTCTTCCCCACATCCCAGGTACTGGCCTCCCAGGGGAGGAAGCAAGGTGCCTGGACTGGGCTGGGCCCCAGGCCACAGAGGGACGGGCCTGCTTCCCGCTTCTCTCCGTGGGCCACACCCTGAGCAGGTGCCAAGGGCCAGGCTTTTTGGGGAGTATCCTCTGAGCATCCCTGCTTCAGGCCTGGCCCCTGTGGAGACAGTGTGGGGGTGGTACGCCCGGGGTCAGGTAAGAGGAGCAGAGCTGGGTAGAGGTGGCTGACCTTTGTGACGGGGGCCTTCATGGTTTTCAGGACCCCCTGATGAGAGTGGAGCTGAAAAAAGAAGCAGGGTGAGAGGCCCAGCTGGAGACTGGGCAAGGTCCTGGAAAAGTAACCGGGGCGCAGGGCTGGAGCAGGCCTGGAGGAGTGAGGGGGAGAAACAGCCACCCCTCATCCTCATGCTCTCTGAAGGCACTCAGGCTGGCGCTCAGCAGGGGGCACGAAGTACTGGGAGGAGCCTTAGCACCTATGGTCGGAGGGATGAGTGAGTGGCCAGCCCAGTGCCAGGCACCTGGGGAGCACTTGATAAATGTTTGGCTGGAAAACGCAGGGAGGTGAGGACGGAAAATGGTAACATGGTTTGGGGCGCAGAGAGGGCAGGAAAACcaagggagagaagaggggaaaTTGCGCCCTTTTGGGTGGAAGCTGTTATGGCCGGATCTTAAATGATCTTCGTAGAGTTGTCGCCCACTGCCTTGGGAGAGCGGCTTCTCACCTCTCGGAGACGGAATCATTGGCCCTTTTCTGTCCCTccccctgtctttttttttttttttggagacagtctgttgcccaggcaggagtgcaatggcatgatattggctcactgcaacctctgcctctggggttcaggcgattctcctgcctcagcctcccgagtagctgggattacaggtgcccaccaccacacctggttaatttttatatttttagtggagacagggtttccccatgttggccaggctggtcttgaactcctggcctcaagttacatgcctgcctcagcctcccaaagtgctgggagtacaggcgtgagccactgcacccggcatcCACCCTCTTTGTAGTCATTTTTGAACTCCATGGGTGAGGGACAGAGCACGAGACTTGGGTGGGGGGATCCATGGTGTAGGTCCTTCCTGGGGGCCTATCTGCACCCGGGACCCCAAGCAGCCTCTTATGGCCACGGAATTCTGTGTCCCGCCAGTCTGCTTTGCTGCATTCCCAAGCATGTCCACATGGACACACCCTCCCTAGGTGTCAAACTTCAGTCTCGTGACACAGGAGTGGCAGTGAGGgttggggagaggagggagggcagtgggcagtGCAGGTGAGGCAGACCCAGCTTTCGATTCTCTGGGGAGGGCTGAGAGCTGTCTCATGttctcttccctcccctgccAGACCGAGGGAGCTGGCCGTGCGACTGGGCTTCAGGCCCTGTGCAGAGGAACAGGCCTTCCTGAGCAGGAGGAAGCAGGTGGTGGCCACCGCCTTGCGGCAGGCCCTGCAGCTGGACAGAGACCTGCAGGAGGACGAGGTTTGGGGGCTGGGCTGGATGGGGTGTCCCCGGGCTTGCTTGTTCAGTGCTGAACACTGGAGCTGCTTGTCCCTGATCTAGACCAGAGTTCGCAGCTGCCTGTCCCCACCCTGCTTCCTCTCGCCTGGCGTTAGGAGGGACTTGGCCCAGGCAGTGTTGCTTGAGGTGCCTGGAGCCCACACGGGAGCTGCCTCGTAGGGCTGGCTTTCCTACTCTGTTTCCTGGTTCTCAGCCTAGCCTGTCTGAGGAGTGAGACAGATAGCTGGCATGAGGCCTGTTGGTCCTGGGTTGCCTCAGGAGGTTCTTATTAGCCTGGGCCATCTCCTGGGGGAGTGATGGCAATTTGGGAAAATTTTAAGGTGGGCCCTGGGTCTTCCAGAAAGTGAGCATCAGACTCGGGGTCTGAGGGTGAGGAGATGAGGCTCAGAACTTGCCTGGGCCATTTTTTCCTGGAGCCCTTAGGACTGGAGGAGCTGGGTGCTTACTAAGGCTGTTTCTGGCCCCCAGGGCTGACTGAGAACTGGTCCCAAGACCTGTGATCAGGCCTTAGCTGTGGGCTGGGTGGCCACTTGACCTGCTacctcctcttcccctcttcccGTGGCTTGGCCTTCCCCATCCCTAGGGCCTCTGCAGGCCTGGCTGTCTTCTTTTCCAGATCCCAGTGGTAGCTATTATGGCCACTGGTGGTGGGATCCGGGCAATGACTTCCCTGTACGGGCAGCTGGCCGGCCTGAAGGAGCTGGGCCTCTTGGATTGCGTCTCCTACATTACCGGGGCCTCGGGCTCCACCTGGTGAGCTGGGGACAGGCTGATGCTGGACCCTGTGGGGCAGGGGGTGCTGGTGCCAGGgttctcctaggcctctgagcAAACTAGAACGGCTGGGAGAACGAACGTGCCACGGAGAAATGTGCTCCAGGAGACCCTGGGGAGGTCCCTGCCAGGCTATTGTCCTAGAAAACCCGGGGCACGTGAGGTCTAGATGGGGTCCTTCAGTGACAGCCCTCTGACTTTGGCTTTTCCCAGGGCCTTGGCCAACCTCTATGAGGACCCAGAGTGGTCTCAGAAGGACCTGGCAGGGCCCACTGAGTTGCTAAAGACCCAGGTGACCAAGAGCAAGCTCGGTGTGTTGGCCCCCAGCCAGCTGCAGCGGTACCGGCAGGAGCTGGCCAAGCGTGCCCGCCTGGGCTACCCAAGCTGCTTCACCAGCCTGTGGGCCCTCATCAACGAGGCGCTGCTACATGACGAGGTGCGGGGGCTGCGGCcggaggcagagccagggctggagctggggcagGGTGCTGGACGGCAGGGTGGGAAAGGGCCTGGGCACCCAGGTGGCTGTGGGTTCAGGTTCCACTCGTCTTTCCCCAGCCCCATGACCACAAGCTCTCAGATCAGCGGGAGGCCCTGAGTCATGGCCAGAACCCTCTGCCCATCTACTGTGCCCTCAACACCAAGGAGCGGAGCCTGTCCACTTTTGAATTTGGGGGTGAGTGGCCCCGGAGCTGAGATGAGACCTGTGCCCTCGCGGTTGGTGGAGTAAGGGGAGACGGGGCCTGTGTGCAGACGGCAGATGTCACACCCACCTCTCCTGGGCCAGGTCCTGTGCTTTCTGGAGACTGACACCCTACCAGGGTCCCTTGGGCCTTTGGGAAGGAGGCAGGGGCCTTAGGTCCCATGCACAAAGCCCAGGCCACAAGGCCTGGGCCTCCTGGTCCTCGGCTGCCCTAAAGCAAAGCCCTGGGTGGGGGTGCAGGTGCCTAAGGGCTCTGCACCATGAGGCTGAGGGGTGGCCTTCTCACAGAGTGGTGCGAGTTCTCTCCCTACGAGGTCGGCTTCCCCAAGTATGGGGCCTTCATCCCCTCTGAGCTCTTTGGCTCTGAGTTCTTCATGGGGCAGCTGACGAAGAGGCTCCCTGAGTCCCGCATCTGCTTCTTAGAAGGTGAGGGGCGCTGGGTAGGCTGGGGAAGCTGGGCCGAGCAGGGAAAATGGGCCCTGAGAGAGAGGGTGGCCCTCGGTCAGAAGAGCTTCCTGGGTCAGGACTGGCCATGGGGAAGGGTAGGGTTGGGACAGGAGTCGGGGGCCCTCTTCCCTCACGGCTGCTCTTTCAGGTATCTGGAGCAACCTGTATGCAGCCAACCTCCAGGACAGCTTATACTGGGCCTCAGAGCCCAGCCAGTTCTGGGACCGCTGGGTCAGGAACCAGGCCAACCTGGGTAGGTGCTCCGGCCCCTTCATAAGGGTGCCAAGAGGCAGCCACCTGGGGCTGTACCGGGGGTGGGGGGGTCTCACCTCTTCCCCCTCCAGGGTCACCACCAAGGTGGGGATAAAGATGCAGGAGTCCCCATTctccccccacacccccaccttGCCTGTGTAGACAAGGAGCAGGTCCCCCTTCTGAAGATAGAAGAACCACCCTCAACAGCCAGCAGGATAGCTGAGTTTTTCACCGATCTTCTGACACGGCGCCCACTGGCCCAGGCCACACACAATTTCCTGCGTGGCCTCCATTTCCACAAAGACTACTTTCAGCATCCTCACTTCTCCACCTGGAAAGGTACTTGCTTCTCTCAACAGTCCTCCTGTGGCCACCTGAGCCTTGAGTCCCCAGCTCCAGACACCCCTCCCGGTCCACTCTCGTTCTCTTGCTTTGAGCTCGATTCCCTGGACTGCTTGGAGCAGGGGTCTTTTTCTCCTTGTCTTGGGGACCCAGGGCCCACCTGCAGGGCTGCGGGGGTGTTAGTTCAGCAGGAGAGCAGGGGCCAGAGGCCAGAGTCTCCTTCCAGCAGGAATCTGGTACCCTTGGTATCCGTGACAATTGCTGCTCTCCCCAACCTTCCAGCTACCACTCTGGATGGGCTCCCCAACCAGCTGACACCCTCGGAGCCCCACCTGTGCCTGCTGGATGTTGGCTACCTCATCAACACCAGCTGCCTGCCCCTCCTGCAGCCCACTCGGGACGTGGACCTCATCCTGTCATTGGACTACAACCTCCACGGAGCCTTCCAGGTTGGGGAGGGTGGGCAGGCATGGGAGGTGGTGGGTGGCCCCTGCCCCATGAAGAGAAGGGCTTTGGAGTCCAGTGTCTGGTCCAGCTTCCTTTAGGAGCTGTGACAGTGACTGCATGTGACTGGGACACTGCAATCTGTTACTTTGCCACTAGAGGAGCTCATTCTCTTCCGGAAGTTGGGAAGCTGTCGAGGTTTTATCTTGTATCTGGGTCCTCTTACTGACCTGCGAGGTGTGGTCCTGGGCCTCCGGGCCCACCTGCCGAgtctgctctgcctcccagtgtcAGAACTGGAGTGCTGGGAGCAGCCCGGCTCCGTCTAGCCCCAGAGCAGCTGCCACCAAGGCCTGTCAGGTGTGGCGTTTTCTTCCCAAAGGCTGGCTTCGTAGGCCCCACTGGAGCCCCTGACTTGGCGTTTGAGCCCCAGGTCCGTGAATCTTGGTGCATCTCACACCGTCAGCCCCAGTGTTGAGGACACCAGGGCCCTGTCCCTCTGAAGCCCCTTCTGCCCGCAGCAGCTGCAGCTCCTGGGCCGCTTCTGCCAGGAGCAGGGGATCCCGTTCCCGCCCATCTCGCCCAGCCCGGAAGAGCAGCTCCAGCCTCGGGAGTGCCACACCTTCTCCGACCCCACCTGCCCCGGAGCTCCTGCGGTGCTGCACTTCCCTCTTGTCAACGACTCCTTCCGGGAGTACTCGGCCCCTGGTGAGCCACTGTTCACCTCCCCCTCCTGCTGCCCTAGTCCCCCACACTCCCTCCGTCCCCTGTGCATCCCCAAACCCACCTTCCCCACGTGTTCCCCCATGCCAGGCTCCACTCTCTCCACAGGGGTCCAGCGGACACCTGAGGCGGCGGCGGCTGGGGAGGTGAACCTGTCCTCAGTGGACTCTCCCTACCACTACACGAAGGTGACCTATAGCCAGGAGGATGTGGACAAGCTGCTGCGCCTGACACATTACAATGTCTGCAACAACCGGGAGCAGCTGCTGGAGGCCCTGCGCCAGGCAGTGCAGCGGAGGCGGCAGCGCAGGCCCCAGTGATGGCCGGGGCCCCTGCCTGGCCCTGCCACCCCGACTCTCATTCATTCCCTGGCTGCTGAGTTGCAGGTGGGAACTGTCACCACCCAGTGCTTCAGAGCCTCTGGGGCTCAGGTGACCCTGTCCCAGGGTCCATGCTGAGGGCTGGGAGCTCCCTGGGGCCTCAGCAGTTTGCAGGGAGGTAAGGAGGCCGAGCCCATTTGTGTATCACCCAAAACCCCATGGCCCATGTCTGTTTTCCCTTCTGCACTACCTTGAGTAGTTGGACAAGGTGAGATGGAACACTTGATACATTACAGACTCATACACATGTGAGGCGCTATCTGAGACCAGCTGTTCTTACTGCGGAGAAGGGCCATGTCATTCTAGGCTTTTGGTTGTACGTGGCAAGGGCTGGTACAGAGCTCGCTCGTCGGCGTGGGCTTCCTCCGAAGAGTAGATTCTCTGCACACGTCCACATCCACCTGTGCTCAGTCACCCCTCCGAGCAAGGAGGTGGCCACGTGGGCCTGGGGTAGCCCTGGCCTTGCCCACCTGCTCTGCTGGAACACGTCTCCTCTtcacccagacaggagtgcagggGGAGGCCAGGCAATGGCTGTTTCCTGCCACATGGTGGGAGCCATCTCATAACAAGGAACTGTCTATTCCAGAAGCTGGGCCTGGGGAACTGGGTTGAAGCAGCCATGGGAAGGAGCCCTTTTGCCTGTGGCTGGGTCTCATTCTGGTCCCCTAGACGCGTCCTCGCTTGTGCCCCTGAAGTTTGGTGTTGCCCTGGGGTTCACCTCAGGGATCAGACCTGCTGGGAAAACAGTGAATTTAGTAGGGTATGGCCACCCCAGAATCTTCTCCAAACACTGGCACGCTGCCCTTCCCTGGACCAGCCAGCCTCCTAGAGTAAGCGTGGGAGTGGATTCCAGAGCTGACAGGCGCTGCAGCAGCTGTGGGTAAGGGGGTGGGAATTGCCTCGACTCTCATAACCCAACTCTGCGTCTGTCAGCTGGTCTAGCGACCCCAGCCCTGGGCTAGAGACAGCAGAAGAAATGGCTGTCCTGGTAGCCTCAGGAGCCACCGTGTCCAGGACAAGGCCTGTCTCATCAGCAACACATCATCTAAATCATATACTGGGCCCTGCAGGACTGGGAGCAGATGGTTACACTGGAGACCACAGCCGTGGCTGCCACCGCTTGTGGTATGAGCCCTCCAGGCACACAGCTGTATATGCATGTGCATGTCTAGGCTCATCCTGGCATGGGGCCCATGCACGGAGGATGTGCCTGTCTCCAGTGCCGCCTCCATTTTCACCTAACCCCAGGTGTCCCCTCCCCCCGGAGAGCCTGAAGCCCTCTGGTTTGGAGGGGAAGGAGATGTGGGTGAGGGGCTTGAGCATCGAAATGATGCTGGGATCTACAAGGAGGGACCGAGGAGCCAGGTAAGAGCCACCTGCCCTATACATCACTTTGGCATCTCCTCCTCCCTCGCCTGCAGCCCCGGACATAGTGGCCCTCTCCATTGccggggagtggggagtggggaaagcAGGGGAGGACCAGCTAGAGAACGGGTTGGAACAAGGGTGGGGCAGGGTCTGGCCGTCCTGCCAACGTGCTGTGCCTTGGAgagcagagaggagggaggagagtgaggaggtCCTGGGCCCCCAGGAAACAAACCCAGGCAGGCTC
The window above is part of the Macaca fascicularis isolate 582-1 chromosome 7, T2T-MFA8v1.1 genome. Proteins encoded here:
- the LOC102143026 gene encoding cytosolic phospholipase A2 beta isoform X18, whose product is MVGGMSEWPAQCQAPGEHLINVWLENAGRPRELAVRLGFRPCAEEQAFLSRRKQVVATALRQALQLDRDLQEDEIPVVAIMATGGGIRAMTSLYGQLAGLKELGLLDCVSYITGASGSTWALANLYEDPEWSQKDLAGPTELLKTQVTKSKLGVLAPSQLQRYRQELAKRARLGYPSCFTSLWALINEALLHDEPHDHKLSDQREALSHGQNPLPIYCALNTKERSLSTFEFGEWCEFSPYEVGFPKYGAFIPSELFGSEFFMGQLTKRLPESRICFLEGIWSNLYAANLQDSLYWASEPSQFWDRWVRNQANLDKEQVPLLKIEEPPSTASRIAEFFTDLLTRRPLAQATHNFLRGLHFHKDYFQHPHFSTWKATTLDGLPNQLTPSEPHLCLLDVGYLINTSCLPLLQPTRDVDLILSLDYNLHGAFQQLQLLGRFCQEQGIPFPPISPSPEEQLQPRECHTFSDPTCPGAPAVLHFPLVNDSFREYSAPGVQRTPEAAAAGEVNLSSVDSPYHYTKVTYSQEDVDKLLRLTHYNVCNNREQLLEALRQAVQRRRQRRPQ
- the LOC102143026 gene encoding cytosolic phospholipase A2 beta isoform X3, with the protein product MGLSKTGKGITGHRGFQLAKQHPKGPVTVCGCGEPLLHHCTSAWATEQDAVSKESQRVQQGDVLSLRPPSPKSSACLLLYPTWTSPQLRSTSTGTGSAPAGRASSATLCSTGRPSKSGPSPISVGSTEVSVAVTPDGYADAVRGDRFVMPAERRVPLSFVLDVLEGRAQHPGVLYVQKQCSNLPTELPQLLPDLESHVPWASEALGKMPDAVNFWLGEAAAVTSCRLGVQGSQHDGLPPLVPLPSIPCPRAFFMLAVHKDPYENLYCVVSGEKHFLLHPPSDRPFIPYELYTPATYQLTEEGTFKVVDEEAMEKAEVSRTCLLTVRVLKAHRLPSKDLVTPSDCYVTLWLPTACSHRLQTRTVKNSSSPVWNQSFHFRIHRQLKNVVELKVFDQDLVTGDDPVLSVLFDVGTLRAGEFRHKSFSLSPQGEGCLEVEFRLQSLADRGEQLVGNGVLVARELSCLHVQLEETGDQKPSERRVQLVVPGSCEGPQEAPVGTGTFRFHCPACWEQELSIHLQDAPKEQLKVPLSALPSDQVVRLVFPTSQDPLMRVELKKEAGPRELAVRLGFRPCAEEQAFLSRRKQVVATALRQALQLDRDLQEDEIPVVAIMATGGGIRAMTSLYGQLAGLKELGLLDCVSYITGASGSTWALANLYEDPEWSQKDLAGPTELLKTQVTKSKLGVLAPSQLQRYRQELAKRARLGYPSCFTSLWALINEALLHDEPHDHKLSDQREALSHGQNPLPIYCALNTKERSLSTFEFGEWCEFSPYEVGFPKYGAFIPSELFGSEFFMGQLTKRLPESRICFLEGIWSNLYAANLQDSLYWASEPSQFWDRWVRNQANLDKEQVPLLKIEEPPSTASRIAEFFTDLLTRRPLAQATHNFLRGLHFHKDYFQHPHFSTWKATTLDGLPNQLTPSEPHLCLLDVGYLINTSCLPLLQPTRDVDLILSLDYNLHGAFQAGFVGPTGAPDLAFEPQQLQLLGRFCQEQGIPFPPISPSPEEQLQPRECHTFSDPTCPGAPAVLHFPLVNDSFREYSAPGVQRTPEAAAAGEVNLSSVDSPYHYTKVTYSQEDVDKLLRLTHYNVCNNREQLLEALRQAVQRRRQRRPQ
- the LOC102143026 gene encoding cytosolic phospholipase A2 beta isoform X5; the encoded protein is MGLSKTGKGITGHRGFQLAKQHPKGPVTVCGCGEPLLHHCTSAWATEQDAVSKESQRVQQGDVLSLRPPSPKSSACLLLYPTWTSPQLRSTSTGTGSAPAGRASSATLCSTGRPSKSGPSPISVGSTEVSVAVTPDGYADAVRGDRFVMPAERRVPLSFVLDVLEGRAQHPGVLYVQKQCSNLPTELPQLLPDLESHVPWASEALGKMPDAVNFWLGEAAAVTSCRCREYKGRLGVQGSQHDGLPPLVPLPSIPCPRAFFMLAVHKDPYENLYCVVSGEKHFLLHPPSDRPFIPYELYTPATYQLTEEGTFKVVDEEAMEKAEVSRTCLLTVRVLKAHRLPSKDLVTPSDCYVTLWLPTACSHRLQTRTVKNSSSPVWNQSFHFRIHRQLKNVVELKVFDQDLVTGDDPVLSVLFDVGTLRAGEFRHKSFSLSPQGEGCLEVEFRLQSLADRGEQLVGNGVLVARELSCLHVQLEETGDQKPSERRVQLVVPGSCEGPQEAPVGTGTFRFHCPACWEQELSIHLQDAPKEQLKVPLSALPSDQVVRLVFPTSQDPLMRVELKKEAGPRELAVRLGFRPCAEEQAFLSRRKQVVATALRQALQLDRDLQEDEIPVVAIMATGGGIRAMTSLYGQLAGLKELGLLDCVSYITGASGSTWALANLYEDPEWSQKDLAGPTELLKTQVTKSKLGVLAPSQLQRYRQELAKRARLGYPSCFTSLWALINEALLHDEPHDHKLSDQREALSHGQNPLPIYCALNTKERSLSTFEFGEWCEFSPYEVGFPKYGAFIPSELFGSEFFMGQLTKRLPESRICFLEGIWSNLYAANLQDSLYWASEPSQFWDRWVRNQANLDKEQVPLLKIEEPPSTASRIAEFFTDLLTRRPLAQATHNFLRGLHFHKDYFQHPHFSTWKATTLDGLPNQLTPSEPHLCLLDVGYLINTSCLPLLQPTRDVDLILSLDYNLHGAFQLQLLGRFCQEQGIPFPPISPSPEEQLQPRECHTFSDPTCPGAPAVLHFPLVNDSFREYSAPGVQRTPEAAAAGEVNLSSVDSPYHYTKVTYSQEDVDKLLRLTHYNVCNNREQLLEALRQAVQRRRQRRPQ
- the LOC102143026 gene encoding cytosolic phospholipase A2 beta isoform X16, translating into MVGGMSEWPAQCQAPGEHLINVWLENAGRPRELAVRLGFRPCAEEQAFLSRRKQVVATALRQALQLDRDLQEDEIPVVAIMATGGGIRAMTSLYGQLAGLKELGLLDCVSYITGASGSTWALANLYEDPEWSQKDLAGPTELLKTQVTKSKLGVLAPSQLQRYRQELAKRARLGYPSCFTSLWALINEALLHDEPHDHKLSDQREALSHGQNPLPIYCALNTKERSLSTFEFGEWCEFSPYEVGFPKYGAFIPSELFGSEFFMGQLTKRLPESRICFLEGIWSNLYAANLQDSLYWASEPSQFWDRWVRNQANLDKEQVPLLKIEEPPSTASRIAEFFTDLLTRRPLAQATHNFLRGLHFHKDYFQHPHFSTWKATTLDGLPNQLTPSEPHLCLLDVGYLINTSCLPLLQPTRDVDLILSLDYNLHGAFQAGFVGPTGAPDLAFEPQQLQLLGRFCQEQGIPFPPISPSPEEQLQPRECHTFSDPTCPGAPAVLHFPLVNDSFREYSAPGVQRTPEAAAAGEVNLSSVDSPYHYTKVTYSQEDVDKLLRLTHYNVCNNREQLLEALRQAVQRRRQRRPQ
- the LOC102143026 gene encoding cytosolic phospholipase A2 beta isoform X14; its protein translation is MPAERRVPLSFVLDVLEGRAQHPGVLYVQKQCSNLPTELPQLLPDLESHVPWASEALGKMPDAVNFWLGEAAAVTSLHKDPYENLYCVVSGEKHFLLHPPSDRPFIPYELYTPATYQLTEEGTFKVVDEEAMEKAEVSRTCLLTVRVLKAHRLPSKDLVTPSDCYVTLWLPTACSHRLQTRTVKNSSSPVWNQSFHFRIHRQLKNVVELKVFDQDLVTGDDPVLSVLFDVGTLRAGEFRHKSFSLSPQGEGCLEVEFRLQSLADRGEQLVGNGVLVARELSCLHVQLEETGDQKPSERRVQLVVPGSCEGPQEAPVGTGTFRFHCPACWEQELSIHLQDAPKEQLKVPLSALPSDQVVRLVFPTSQDPLMRVELKKEAGPRELAVRLGFRPCAEEQAFLSRRKQVVATALRQALQLDRDLQEDEIPVVAIMATGGGIRAMTSLYGQLAGLKELGLLDCVSYITGASGSTWALANLYEDPEWSQKDLAGPTELLKTQVTKSKLGVLAPSQLQRYRQELAKRARLGYPSCFTSLWALINEALLHDEPHDHKLSDQREALSHGQNPLPIYCALNTKERSLSTFEFGEWCEFSPYEVGFPKYGAFIPSELFGSEFFMGQLTKRLPESRICFLEGIWSNLYAANLQDSLYWASEPSQFWDRWVRNQANLDKEQVPLLKIEEPPSTASRIAEFFTDLLTRRPLAQATHNFLRGLHFHKDYFQHPHFSTWKATTLDGLPNQLTPSEPHLCLLDVGYLINTSCLPLLQPTRDVDLILSLDYNLHGAFQAGFVGPTGAPDLAFEPQQLQLLGRFCQEQGIPFPPISPSPEEQLQPRECHTFSDPTCPGAPAVLHFPLVNDSFREYSAPGVQRTPEAAAAGEVNLSSVDSPYHYTKVTYSQEDVDKLLRLTHYNVCNNREQLLEALRQAVQRRRQRRPQ
- the LOC102143026 gene encoding cytosolic phospholipase A2 beta isoform X10 is translated as MAEAALDAVRRELREFPAAARELSVPLAVPYLDKPPTPLHFYRDWVCPSRPCIIRNALQHWPALQKWSLPYFRATVGSTEVSVAVTPDGYADAVRGDRFVMPAERRVPLSFVLDVLEGRAQHPGVLYVQKQCSNLPTELPQLLPDLESHVPWASEALGKMPDAVNFWLGEAAAVTSCRCREYKVHKDPYENLYCVVSGEKHFLLHPPSDRPFIPYELYTPATYQLTEEGTFKVVDEEAMEKAEVSRTCLLTVRVLKAHRLPSKDLVTPSDCYVTLWLPTACSHRLQTRTVKNSSSPVWNQSFHFRIHRQLKNVVELKVFDQDLVTGDDPVLSVLFDVGTLRAGEFRHKSFSLSPQGEGCLEVEFRLQSLADRGEQLVGNGVLVARELSCLHVQLEETGDQKPSERRVQLVVPGSCEGPQEAPVGTGTFRFHCPACWEQELSIHLQDAPKEQLKVPLSALPSDQVVRLVFPTSQDPLMRVELKKEAGPRELAVRLGFRPCAEEQAFLSRRKQVVATALRQALQLDRDLQEDEIPVVAIMATGGGIRAMTSLYGQLAGLKELGLLDCVSYITGASGSTWALANLYEDPEWSQKDLAGPTELLKTQVTKSKLGVLAPSQLQRYRQELAKRARLGYPSCFTSLWALINEALLHDEPHDHKLSDQREALSHGQNPLPIYCALNTKERSLSTFEFGEWCEFSPYEVGFPKYGAFIPSELFGSEFFMGQLTKRLPESRICFLEGIWSNLYAANLQDSLYWASEPSQFWDRWVRNQANLDKEQVPLLKIEEPPSTASRIAEFFTDLLTRRPLAQATHNFLRGLHFHKDYFQHPHFSTWKATTLDGLPNQLTPSEPHLCLLDVGYLINTSCLPLLQPTRDVDLILSLDYNLHGAFQAGFVGPTGAPDLAFEPQQLQLLGRFCQEQGIPFPPISPSPEEQLQPRECHTFSDPTCPGAPAVLHFPLVNDSFREYSAPGVQRTPEAAAAGEVNLSSVDSPYHYTKVTYSQEDVDKLLRLTHYNVCNNREQLLEALRQAVQRRRQRRPQ